A segment of the Pirellulales bacterium genome:
CCGTATCGGCGAAACTCGAACGAATCGAGGGCTGGATCATTGGACGCGGTGGATCCATGCTGAACCTGATCGCGCCCGGCTGCACCATGCTCGTCACGTATTGCTCGAAGGAAAAGCCGATATCTTCCATCCAAGCTTTTTCGGGGTTTGCCCTGTTGTCGAATTCGCGCCACAGGTTCGTCTCTGTTTCCGGGTTGTGATCGCGTTTCCATCGCCAATAAAAGGCTTTGATGTTCTCGATGTTCGATCCGCCGGAGATGTATTCAACGGCTTTGTCGTAAATCGCCACAACGGCGGAGCCGACGATCGGTCGCCCGGCCAAATCGGTGAGCTTCAGCGCGATGGTGGCGGGCTGGTTCGGCCGGTATTCTTCGCGCGACGGCTGCACGGCGACATTCATCATTCGCGATTCCGGCGGCACGATGATCTGCCGCACTTCCGAATAGAGCCGGCCGTCGGCAATCGTCAGCCCTTCGACGAAGAAATTCGGCATGTCGCGCTTCAGCACTTGGATCGATTCGATCGCGGATTTTCCCGTGAGCCGCAGCAGCTTCGGCGGCAAATAGACGCCTCCCACCGGGCGGACGAACAGCAACACGGCCGAATCTGGCCGGGCCGTGTTGACCATCAGATTCATCGGCTGGTCGGGGGAATATTGCGGCCGATCGGGGATTAGTTCGAGATCGTCGAAGCGAAAATTCGAGCTGTCGACGCCTTGGCCGACGACGTCGAACAAACAGCCACCTTCGATCGAATGCTTCCGGTCGTCGGTGAGGTTGAAGGAAAGGCGGTATTGGCCCGGCTCGGAAGCCTTGATTTGCAGCGTCGCCCGGCCGTCGGGGCCGCTGGAAAGATTCCAATCGCGGACGACCGTTTCCTGCGGCTTGCCATTCTTGTAAGCGATCTTGGCGAGGCTTAACTTGCCGTCGCCGCGCACCGGTCGGCCGTCAAGCGATCGGGCGAAGCAATCGACTCGCACGACGTCGTCGACGTGATAGTAGCCGCGATCGACCCACACGACGACTTGAAATGGTCGCCGCGCCGCCAACACACTGCCGTTGCCCACCACCGTTTGCCGCGAAGCGTCGGTCACTTCGGCAGTGATCGTATATTGATGATCGCAATCCGGATGAATCGCCTTCGCGAGCGCGGTGTCGATGTCGATCGCCACGGTGCCATCGGAACCGATCGCGAGCGTGCGCTCGGCAACCACTTCAGGCTGCTCGATCGGCACGCCCGACCACGACGGCGACGGGCGCGGCGTGCACCAATCTGCCCAGCCGGGATACCAATCGCAATCGTAGCCGAGCCACCAATAGCCCGGGCCATACAGCCAGTCCCAATCGCCCGGCGGAAATGGCGGGGCGTCAAACCGGCTGCGGAGCACTTTGTATTTGACGGTCGCATGCGTCACGGGCGAGCCGAAATAGTATTTTGCGCGAATGGTTGCCTTGGCCCTTTGTCCCAGCACGAGCGGCTTGGCCGGCGCATCGATCGTCACTTCGAACTCGGGCTTTTTGTATTCCTCGACGCGGAAGCTCCCGCCGCCGAAATTGGCAAGCGAGAATTGATAGATGCCGAGCGTCGCTTGCGGCGGAACAACGAATTCTCCGTCGATCCCGCCATAGGCGTCGGTGGTGAGCGTCTTCGTGAGCAGCTTCGTGCCTTTCGGATCGCGAATCTCGACCGCGAAACTCTGATTGGCGAAATCCGAACCGTCGCGCTGATCGTATTTGGCGTGGCGAACCCAAAATTTGAATTTCACGGTCTGCCCCGGCCGATACACGGGCCGATCGGAAATCGCGAACACCTTCGTCTCGTTGTATTCGGCGTCGAGAAGATCGGGCGAGGCGATGTTCGTGAAGCCGAGGAAGGCAAACCGCGATTGCGGCGCCGTGGCGACAATAAGCCAGTCGAACTTCTGCTGGTCGGGCCGCGGCCGAACGATCAACTGGCCGTCGGCATCGGTGAAGTCGGCGAAATCGAGCGTCTCGACATCCGTCTTGCCGGAGGGCAACTGACGTTGCCGATAGCCGAACAGCTCGACGTTCGCCTTGGCGATGGGCTGACCGCTGGCCGCATCGGCGACATAGTAGAAGGTTCCATCGGCCAGCGGCTTCTTGACAATCACCGTGTTGTCGAGCCACACGAGGATCTGGCTCGTATTGCCGTCCGCGATCTGAGCCGACAGCAGATACGCGCCGGCGTTTTGCAGCGGCGTCGAGATCGTCGCGCGGCGATCGAGATGATGTTGCCGCGGCTTGAGTTCGAGATCCCACGAGGCGACTTTCGGGCCGATATATTGCTGCTGGTCGCTCTGGACGAGCCGCGCGCCGAGGTCGTGCAAATCGATCTGCGCGCCGTCGAACGGATGCGGGTTCGATTTCAAATAGGCTTTTACATCTTTGAACAGCTTGTCGAGCTTGATCGAATGGGCCTCGAAGCTCACCTGCCGGCTATTGCGGAAGCGGAAATCGACCGTGGCCGGCCTCCCCGCCGGCTGCGGCACGCCCGCTTCGAATCGGCCCCAATTGCCGACGATCTGATCGAGCCGCTCGCGGCGATGATTGTCTTTGCCAGGGCCATAATCGCGAATCGCCTCGAGCCAATAGTCGGCCGCGCGGTCGAGCTGGCCGCGATCTTCAAAAAGCGTCGCGAGCGCTTCGAGCGCTTCGGGAGCGCGGCCGGTTTGCGGCTCGGCCGCAATCTTTTGATAGATCTTGATGAAATTGAATTCCTCCGGCAGCTTGAACCGCCTGACGCCGGTGGCGAGCCGAGCGATCGTCTCCTCGTCGGAGAGGGTCTGCGGAGCGAGACCATTGGGGTCGGCCTTATTATCTTTCGCGGCGACACTCGCCTCGAAAAGCCGCGGATAATCGTCTCCCAACGTATTGACGCCAAACTGGCTCTGAAGGAACTGAGCCGTGGCAAAGCGAATCGCGTTCAATTGCCGCGGATCGACTTCCGCTGCTCGCGCGAGGGCCCAGCGCCAGCGCTCGCCATCGGTGGCGGCATCAGACCAGCGCTTCGGGGTAAAGTAGAAAATCGGCGTTCCATCGGCGTCGACCGGAGCCCCGAGGTTGTCGCCGGCCGACCAATGCAGATCGTAGTCCGGCAATTCTGAAAGATCGGTGAGCGATTGCAGTTGCCATGCTTGTG
Coding sequences within it:
- a CDS encoding MG2 domain-containing protein, which codes for MAFRSSFHGDGTEKSLMADEPFMNPPRDIRRPTSFARLLAIALLAAGLLPSGWIAAMGGSQTVGRPSRDLLKKQLEAGNFKDAFDGFRRLVLDPADDPRQAGDDLALACRALQELGRLDELDDFREAAIRTHAKNWRLLRSAANTCLGFNHFGTIVAGKFHRGKSRSPAGDGQSADATQRDRVRALQLLVAAMPLADADPSHAAVAGLYTDLAHALLSGRALTQAWQLQSLTDLSELPDYDLHWSAGDNLGAPVDADGTPIFYFTPKRWSDAATDGERWRWALARAAEVDPRQLNAIRFATAQFLQSQFGVNTLGDDYPRLFEASVAAKDNKADPNGLAPQTLSDEETIARLATGVRRFKLPEEFNFIKIYQKIAAEPQTGRAPEALEALATLFEDRGQLDRAADYWLEAIRDYGPGKDNHRRERLDQIVGNWGRFEAGVPQPAGRPATVDFRFRNSRQVSFEAHSIKLDKLFKDVKAYLKSNPHPFDGAQIDLHDLGARLVQSDQQQYIGPKVASWDLELKPRQHHLDRRATISTPLQNAGAYLLSAQIADGNTSQILVWLDNTVIVKKPLADGTFYYVADAASGQPIAKANVELFGYRQRQLPSGKTDVETLDFADFTDADGQLIVRPRPDQQKFDWLIVATAPQSRFAFLGFTNIASPDLLDAEYNETKVFAISDRPVYRPGQTVKFKFWVRHAKYDQRDGSDFANQSFAVEIRDPKGTKLLTKTLTTDAYGGIDGEFVVPPQATLGIYQFSLANFGGGSFRVEEYKKPEFEVTIDAPAKPLVLGQRAKATIRAKYYFGSPVTHATVKYKVLRSRFDAPPFPPGDWDWLYGPGYWWLGYDCDWYPGWADWCTPRPSPSWSGVPIEQPEVVAERTLAIGSDGTVAIDIDTALAKAIHPDCDHQYTITAEVTDASRQTVVGNGSVLAARRPFQVVVWVDRGYYHVDDVVRVDCFARSLDGRPVRGDGKLSLAKIAYKNGKPQETVVRDWNLSSGPDGRATLQIKASEPGQYRLSFNLTDDRKHSIEGGCLFDVVGQGVDSSNFRFDDLELIPDRPQYSPDQPMNLMVNTARPDSAVLLFVRPVGGVYLPPKLLRLTGKSAIESIQVLKRDMPNFFVEGLTIADGRLYSEVRQIIVPPESRMMNVAVQPSREEYRPNQPATIALKLTDLAGRPIVGSAVVAIYDKAVEYISGGSNIENIKAFYWRWKRDHNPETETNLWREFDNRANPEKAWMEDIGFSFEQYVTSMVQPGAIRFSMDPPRPMIQPSIRSSFADTALWVGALETNDKGEAEVALTMPENLTTWKVKVWAMGQGTKVG